The DNA region GTGTAGGTGGCGATCAGCACTCCCGTCGAACTCGGCACCACGTCGCGCAACGTGAACGTGGTCGGCATAGTCCCGGCGCCGAACAGCCGCTTGCCCTTGCCGAGCACGATGGGAAAGATCCACGCGCTGATCTCGTCGACCAGGTCCCGGCGGAGCAGCGTCTGCGCGAGGTCGCCGCTGCCGTGCACCTGGATCTCCGGCCCCGGCTGCCGCTTCAGATCAGTGATCTTGCCTGCGACGTCTCCGCTGACCAGCACGGAGTTGTTCCAGTCGACCCGCGTCAACGTCCGCGAGGCAACGTACTTGCGCGCCGCGTTGAGTTCGTCGGCACACGGTTGGCCGGCGGCGTTGGGCCAGTGGCCCGCGAAGGCCTGGTAGGTCTTGCGGCCGAGGAGGAGGTCGAAGGGGGCGGCGAGGGCCTTGGCCATGATCTCGCCCATGCCCTCGTCCCAGAACGGCATGGACCAGCCGCCGTGGGCGAAACCGCCGGTCAGGTCCTCTGCCGAGCTGCCCGGGGCTTGCATGACGCCGTCGAGGGTGAGGAAAGTCGTGAGCGCGAGCTTCCGCATGGGAGTCCTTCCGCAGGGGGTGTCGTATCAACACGACGAACGGCTCCCAACGGAATCGACAGCGTGGATCTACGGCAGGCCGGGACCGGCCGGGACGAGCACTGTCGTGGCCTCCGTGCGACCCCGTAGCACCACCGACTCAGTCGCCCGCCACCGCGCCGATTCCTCCGCGTCGGCCGCATCGACCGCGCGGGCTGATGCGACAAGGTGGCCGGGGACCGACTTCGCCAGCTCCGTCAGCCTCGCCGCCTCGTTCACCGGATCACCGATCACCGTGTACTCGAAGCGTCGTTGGTCGCCGATATTGCCCGCCACAGCAGGGCCCGCGGCTACGCCTATGCCTGCCACGCATTCTGGGACCTCCAGCGGCAGGCGGGTGGCGATGGCTCTCGCGGCGGCCAGGGCGCGGCCGGCGTGGTCCGACAAGGGGACCGGCGCACCGAAGACGGCCAATGCCGCGTCCCCGACGAACTTGTTGACCAAGCCGCCGTGGGCGTCTATCTCGTCCACGACGACCGCGAAAAAGCGATTGAGCAAGTCCACCACCTCGGCGGGCGGGCGGGTGGCCGCCAGGGTGGTGGACCCGACCAGGTCGACGAAGATCACCGCGACGTCGCGGAGTTCTCCGTCGAAGTCGGCGCCGCGGACAACGGCGTCGTCGGCGACGGCGTGGCCGACGTGGCGGCCGAAGAGGTCGCGGATGCGTTCGCGTTCACGCAGGCCCGCGGCCATCCGGTTGAAGCCCGCCTGCAGCAGTCCCAGCTCGGTGCCGTCGTACACCGGGATCTCCACGTCCAGCCTGCCGCGCCGGACGCGGGACAGGCCGTCGCGGACCGAGCGGATCGGGGCGACGGTGGCGCGGGCGTTGAACACCATCACGAGCAGGCCGACGACCAGCGCGATCCCGCCGAGCACGATCACCGTCACCGCCAGCTGGCTGGTCGAAACGTTGTTGCGCACCAGCGCGACCACCGCGGCGGTCACCACCCCCACGACCGGCACCCCGGTGCCCAGCGACCAGAACAGCAGCATCCGCCCGAGCACACCCGCGCCGTGGACCCGCTCGATCGGCTCGTCGGCCATCGCGCGCGCAGTCACCGGGCGCAGGGAGAACTCGCTGAGCAGGTAGGCGATGGCGCACACCACGATCCCGGCGAGTCCGACGGTGAAGGCGACCGTCACCACCTGCGCGGGCTGTAAGACGGCGAACACCGCGCTGAACAGCACCGTCGCCAGACCCCACAGCGACGCCTGCACCCAGGTCAGCCGCAGCGCAACGCGCATCGTCGCCCGCCGGTCCGCCGCGGTGGGCGGGCGCCGGTCGATCGACCACCGCAGCACCCGCAGCGAGCGCCGGGTGCCCCAGATCCAGCCGACCAGCACCGCCGCCACGACGTAGGCGGGCATCCCGACCGCGGCCACGACCCGCGTGCGGTCGTCGTAGCCGAGGCCGGGGATCACCACCGTCTGCAGCACGACCACCACGGCCGCGCCGATGACGTTGGCCAGCACGAGGCTGACCGTCAGCAGGCCCTGCACCCGGATCCGCAGCGACCGCTGGTCCTGGTCGGCCCGGCCCAGCAGCGACGACCCGAACGGGGAGCGGTTCCTGCCCCCCGACGCCCGATTCGCCTCTCGATCATCTTGCGTATCGGTGCTTCCAGTCCGGGAGCGGGTCACACGACCGGCAGGACCGGCACGCACGGCACCGGGTTCGTGGTGCCGCCCAAGGTGTTCTTCACGATGGCGATCACCCGGTCCGAGTAGGGGAGCGCGAGGTGGTCGGACAGGTCGAGCAGGCAGGTGTCCTGCAGCGTGATGTTCTTGACCGTCGCGCCGGGGCCCGCGGTGAGGAACGTCGACTGGTACGGCGTGGTGACCTCGTCGAACTTGGTGGCGATCACCGTGTAGGCGACGCCGGGGACGGTGTCGCCGCCCGCGTTGAGCGCGGCCAGGAACTCCGAGCCCTTGGCCTGCTGCACGCCCGCGGTCCCGATGAGCGGGCCGCTCGCCCCGAGCAGGCGCAGCGCCTCGGCCAGGGTCGCGATGCCGCTCAGCGTGGTGCCGTGGTGGGTGGCGCCGAGGGTGACCAGGTTGCCGATCTTGCCCGCGCCGCCCTCGAACTTGAGGTACTGGCGCGGCATCATGCCGCCCTGCGAGTGCCCGACGACGTCCACTTGGGACGTTCCGGTCGCGGTCAGCACCTTGTCCACGAACCGCTTGAACTCCTTGGCCGACGTGCGGATGTCGCCGGTGCCCTTGACCGCGGGGTGCAGACCGAAGCCGTTGAGCTCGGTGTCGCCGTAGTCGAGGGCGAACACGCAGTACCCGGCGCGCTTGAGGGCGGGCGACATCTTCGCGAAGTTGTTGTAGCGGTTCTCCCAGGTGCCGTGGACGAGCACGACGGCGCGCGGGTGCGCCGCGGCAGGCTTGCACGTCCAGTCGTTGGCGCCCGGAGGGTCGACGTCCGGGTTGCCCTGCGAGTAGAGCAGCGCCGCCGCGAAGCCGGGCAACTCGGGGCCCTGGGCCGCGCCCGCCGTCGTGGTTGTCGTCAGCAGGAGCGCGACGACGGCGGCCGCGCCCAGGAGGAGTCGGCGTGGGATGGACATCGTTGGCCTCCGCTTGACCTTGCTGCCTGAGGTAGTGGGCGAGCGTATCGACGCAGGTCAGCACCGTCGAGCGGAGACAAAACGAGGCCGGGAAAGCGTGCACCGGGGGACGGATCGGACGGGCTCAGTTGTGCGTTTGTGAGTAAAGCGCCCCGATCGCGGCGGCGGTGTCGGCCATCCGGGTCCGCAGGTCGGCGGGCCCGAGCACCTCGACCTCGGCGCGTAGCCGCAGTAATTGGCCGACCGCGTGGTCGAGGGTCTCGATCGGGATCGTGGCGGTCCGCCAGCCCTCGGCGTCGGGCGGGGTGGCGGTCTCGTCGGCCGCGCGCGTGGCGGCCGGACCCAGGACGTCGCCGAGCATCTGGAAACCCTTGGGGGACAAACGGATCAAAGCCTCGCCTTGGTACACAGTGGACTCGTATTGACGCGACGACTCCGCCCAGGACGCGGCCAGGTCGAAGTCGGCCGGGCGGTCGAACCGCTCGCCCACCGACTCGACGGCGCGGATGCTGGCCACCCGGTAGGTTCGCCTCCCGTTGTCGGTGTCGGCCACGAGGTACCAGGTGCCCGCCTTGACCACCAGGCCCAGCGGCCGCAGCGTGCGCCGGACCTCCTTCGGGGTGGGCATCCAGCGGCGGTAGCTGACGTCGAGTTCGCGCTGGTCCCACAGGGCCTTGGCGACCTCGGCCAGGTGCGGGGTGTCCTCGGGGTCGCTGAACCAGCCGGGGACGTCGACGTGCACGCGTTCGCGGATGCGCGCGGCCCGTTCCCGCAGCTCAGCGGGCAGGGCGGCCATCAGCTTGAGTTCGGTGGCGGCCAGCGCGGCGCCCAGG from Alloactinosynnema sp. L-07 includes:
- a CDS encoding dihydrofolate reductase family protein, yielding MRKLALTTFLTLDGVMQAPGSSAEDLTGGFAHGGWSMPFWDEGMGEIMAKALAAPFDLLLGRKTYQAFAGHWPNAAGQPCADELNAARKYVASRTLTRVDWNNSVLVSGDVAGKITDLKRQPGPEIQVHGSGDLAQTLLRRDLVDEISAWIFPIVLGKGKRLFGAGTMPTTFTLRDVVPSSTGVLIATYTR
- a CDS encoding adenylate/guanylate cyclase domain-containing protein; this translates as MTRSRTGSTDTQDDREANRASGGRNRSPFGSSLLGRADQDQRSLRIRVQGLLTVSLVLANVIGAAVVVVLQTVVIPGLGYDDRTRVVAAVGMPAYVVAAVLVGWIWGTRRSLRVLRWSIDRRPPTAADRRATMRVALRLTWVQASLWGLATVLFSAVFAVLQPAQVVTVAFTVGLAGIVVCAIAYLLSEFSLRPVTARAMADEPIERVHGAGVLGRMLLFWSLGTGVPVVGVVTAAVVALVRNNVSTSQLAVTVIVLGGIALVVGLLVMVFNARATVAPIRSVRDGLSRVRRGRLDVEIPVYDGTELGLLQAGFNRMAAGLRERERIRDLFGRHVGHAVADDAVVRGADFDGELRDVAVIFVDLVGSTTLAATRPPAEVVDLLNRFFAVVVDEIDAHGGLVNKFVGDAALAVFGAPVPLSDHAGRALAAARAIATRLPLEVPECVAGIGVAAGPAVAGNIGDQRRFEYTVIGDPVNEAARLTELAKSVPGHLVASARAVDAADAEESARWRATESVVLRGRTEATTVLVPAGPGLP
- a CDS encoding triacylglycerol lipase, translated to MSIPRRLLLGAAAVVALLLTTTTTAGAAQGPELPGFAAALLYSQGNPDVDPPGANDWTCKPAAAHPRAVVLVHGTWENRYNNFAKMSPALKRAGYCVFALDYGDTELNGFGLHPAVKGTGDIRTSAKEFKRFVDKVLTATGTSQVDVVGHSQGGMMPRQYLKFEGGAGKIGNLVTLGATHHGTTLSGIATLAEALRLLGASGPLIGTAGVQQAKGSEFLAALNAGGDTVPGVAYTVIATKFDEVTTPYQSTFLTAGPGATVKNITLQDTCLLDLSDHLALPYSDRVIAIVKNTLGGTTNPVPCVPVLPVV
- a CDS encoding YafY family protein; protein product: MRASRLLSILLLLQTRGRLTARELAQRLEVSVRTVYRDIDALTAAGVPLYAESGPAGGYQILDGYRTKLTGLTATEAESLFLAGIPGPAAELGLGAALAATELKLMAALPAELRERAARIRERVHVDVPGWFSDPEDTPHLAEVAKALWDQRELDVSYRRWMPTPKEVRRTLRPLGLVVKAGTWYLVADTDNGRRTYRVASIRAVESVGERFDRPADFDLAASWAESSRQYESTVYQGEALIRLSPKGFQMLGDVLGPAATRAADETATPPDAEGWRTATIPIETLDHAVGQLLRLRAEVEVLGPADLRTRMADTAAAIGALYSQTHN